The genomic segment TGGCGATGTCGATGAGCTCGCGCGGGCGCTTGATGGCCTGAGTGTGGGGGCGTTCGAAGCTCTTGAGCGAGATGCCGGCACCGGATCGCCCGACTTCGCGTCGCGCCCTTCCGCACGGCGGCCGGCCGGTTCGCCATCGGTCACGCCTGCTCGCATCGCGAGGGCCCGCTGGCCGACGGCATCGCCGGCCGACGGATTGGGTGATCTGTCCGCTGCACGAGCGGAGCTTCGCGCAACACCGGAGAGCCGATGGGGCAAGAAGGCCCGGCGGTACCGCCCATGGCATGGAGATCCGCGGCGGCGACGACCAGGTGGAGCTCGACCTGCCCGCGGCCGTGCCCGGGATACGACCGACGCACCCGGATGTACCGCGCTCGCCGTCCGTGACCCCGACGTGTCGGTCAATCGCGAGCGGGTGCAGCGGCTGATGTGCGGGCACCGGCTGCGCAGTCCAAGCGATCCGAACCCCATGGCAACGGGGCCGGGGCCACTCCAGGTTACCGCTCCTGGAGAGTGCTTTCACGCGTGGGTATGACCTTGGTGTGCGTCGCCGATCCCGAGCTGCCTCTACCTCACGGATCAGCGGCTGCTCGGCCGTAAGATCATGAGCCGCGAGTGACCACCTCCGCGCCGCCGAGGCCTTGGCCGTCGTCAACCGCGCCTTCGCCAAGGGTGGAAATCGGTGCCTCCGGCGGCTGTTCGGCTTGGGCATCAGGCGATCGTTCATCGCCGCGACGGGGAGCGCCCTGATACGCAGGTTGCATGAAATGCAAGACCCCGGAGACTCGTCCGGGCCCGGCGAGAACCCATAGACCAGGCAAGCGGCCTGACTGTCCCAGACGGGCCAGGCAGGGGCTTCGGTGGGGGCGCGCCCGATTAGGCAGCCGACGAATAGGGTAAACTTACGTATAACCCATTCGCCGGAGGAAGGGCGATGAGACCGCACCTTGCTCACTCGCCCGATGGTTTCATCAAGCGGGACGACTACTTCTTCTCCGAGCACGACCTCTACCGCGTGGTACGCGTGTTGGGCGCGGAGACTTTGGTTGAAAACTGTCGCGACGCGAAGCTGAGCTATCTGTCAGCGTCAGACCTTTTGAGGCTTGCGTGGTTAGAGCGTCCTCGGCGAATCTGATCGGGCACAGAGAGTGTCGAGCGACGGGCGACTGCTCCTGCAGCAACGCCCAGGCAGCGTCATGCGATTAGTCCGCTCGATCATGCTGCCAGCGATCGGCCGCCCCGCTGACGAGTCGCTGGTTAGACCGTCGGCCGGCGAGAACGGGCGCGCCGGACGCGGGGTGGCTGGCCGTCAAAAATAGCCCGAAGCCGTGGCAGGGCGTCGGGTGCGAGCCGAAAGAAGGCGTAGGGGCCGCGCTGCTCGCGCTCGAGAATGCCTGAGCGCACGAGCTTACGCAGGTGATGGCTGGCGGTTGGCTGGTGCAGGTGCAGGCGTTCTTGCAGCTCACGACTATGCAGTTCGCCTTCTGGCGCGTGCAGCAGGGTGCTGATCAGAAGTATGCGTGTGTCGTCGGCAAGCACGTGCAGCAGCCGAGCGAGTGCCGCTGCCTCTTCGCGTGTCACAGGCGCGGCCGTGATCGGGCCGTGATCGAGTCCCGACATCGATCCAGCATATCGAAGTTGGTCGCTACGTACATTGACATATGTCGATGTCCTCGCTATCCTCGCTGCCCTCGAACGTGGCAGCAAAACCACTTGGAGCGAGCACGCGGCGCGACTAACAACTAAGAGAGGAGCGCGCTGATGCGCCTGCACTTCGTTTCCCGCCTGGCACTGTTGGTGGCGGGCGGTTTCCTCGCTGTGGCCAGCCAGGTTTGGACCGGCGACACATTGCAGTGGATGTTCGTGGGCGGCGGTGGCGCGATGATCATCGGCGCCGCGATGGATGCGATCCGTTCCGACCTACCCCAGCGGGCCCTCGACGGCCTGATCGGCGTGCTCGGCGCGTGGACGGTGATCGAGGCGTTCTCCTTCGAAGCCTCCGACCTGAAGTGGTGGTCACTGGCCAGCGCGTGTGCGCTCGTCGGACTGGCCGGGCTCGGGCTCATCTTGCACGAGATGCGAACCGAGCGCGTCGTGCACGAACTGAGCGTGACCCCTAGCCCTGAGCGGCCGCTCGCCGGCGTCGACCGATAGAAGCCGGGCCAGCGCCCTTACGCGAGCTCAGACGTCGGCTGGCCGGCTCGAGCCGGCCAGCCGACCGTATCCGCAGGGAGAACCTTGCAAAGGGGGGTTGATATGCGCAATCCCGTTCGCAACGAGAGCGACGCCTTCCATGTAACGCTCGGCGTTGCTGCTGTGATCGGTATCTCGGCTGTCCTGGGTGCTCTGGTCGATCCGCTTGCTGGCCTGGCGCTGTTGGTTACGACCATTGGCGGAGCGCTCGTGTGGGAGACGGTGACACGCGATCCCGACCCCCGGCGCCCGCTTCGCGAGGCGGCCGATGCGGGCCGTCAGTCGGGGCGCTCGCTGCGGCGAAAGGTGTTGGTCGTTGCCAATCGGACGCTTGTAGACCACGAGCTGAGGGCAGAGCTCGCGCGCCGCGCAGCGGCGGGATGCGAACTGCACGTGATCGCGCCGATTC from the Baekduia soli genome contains:
- a CDS encoding ArsR/SmtB family transcription factor → MSGLDHGPITAAPVTREEAAALARLLHVLADDTRILLISTLLHAPEGELHSRELQERLHLHQPTASHHLRKLVRSGILEREQRGPYAFFRLAPDALPRLRAIFDGQPPRVRRARSRRPTV